The following coding sequences are from one Ruminococcus flavefaciens AE3010 window:
- a CDS encoding RNA polymerase sigma factor — translation MTDKDIKELMKSSPDKGFRALFDEYWSYVYTIVYNTLRDCGSKSDIEDCTADVLSDVMMNYDTEHEGSLKAYLGTSAKRRAIDMRRALSSRKSVSIDEDENLLLTSDENIESATESSHISAILLNRIEELGEPDSTIIIQRYFYDRSSAETARILGMNPITVRSRLRRALKKLRDVLTDMDITL, via the coding sequence ATGACCGACAAGGATATCAAGGAGCTTATGAAAAGCTCTCCTGACAAGGGCTTCAGGGCGCTTTTTGACGAGTACTGGAGCTATGTCTATACCATAGTTTACAATACTCTCCGTGACTGCGGCAGCAAAAGCGACATTGAGGACTGTACAGCCGATGTGCTCAGCGACGTGATGATGAATTACGATACCGAACATGAGGGCTCTCTGAAAGCTTACCTGGGTACCTCGGCAAAACGCCGTGCCATAGATATGCGGCGGGCACTAAGCTCTCGCAAAAGCGTCTCTATAGATGAGGACGAAAACCTGCTGCTGACCTCTGACGAAAACATAGAATCTGCCACCGAAAGCTCCCACATATCGGCAATACTTCTCAACAGGATCGAGGAGCTGGGCGAGCCCGACTCAACTATAATCATACAGAGGTACTTCTACGACAGAAGCTCCGCCGAGACCGCGCGTATACTCGGCATGAACCCCATAACGGTGCGAAGCCGCCTGCGGAGGGCGCTGAAAAAGCTCAGAGACGTTCTCACCGATATGGACATAACTCTGTAA
- a CDS encoding pyridoxamine kinase yields MKKIVSIQDISCFGKCSLTVALPIISAMGIETAVIPTAVLSTHTGEGFKDYTFRDLTSDIPAIAKHWKSMDLKFDALYTGYLGSMEQVQIVSDFFDDFGSRDNYIIVDPVLGDAGKLYAGFTQEFVTEMKKLCAKADYIMPNMTEVSFLLGIPYTEDYDEAYIKDALRRLAALGCKVPVITGVHFDDEKQGAAAYDSVNDKFYFSFDKNVNMRFHGTGDIFSSVFSGACALGMNIQQCLDIAVKFTLDCIEATVPNMEETWYGSCFELCLGKLIDYVNKK; encoded by the coding sequence ATGAAAAAGATCGTTTCTATACAGGACATCTCCTGCTTCGGAAAGTGCTCCCTGACAGTGGCTCTGCCCATTATTTCGGCAATGGGTATCGAAACAGCTGTAATTCCCACGGCTGTGCTGTCAACTCATACGGGTGAGGGCTTCAAGGACTATACCTTCCGTGACCTAACCAGTGATATCCCTGCCATTGCAAAGCACTGGAAGAGCATGGACTTAAAGTTTGACGCGCTGTACACGGGCTATCTGGGCTCTATGGAGCAGGTGCAGATAGTGTCGGACTTCTTTGATGACTTCGGCAGCAGGGATAACTATATCATAGTCGACCCCGTTCTCGGTGACGCAGGAAAGCTCTATGCAGGCTTTACTCAGGAGTTCGTTACTGAGATGAAAAAGCTCTGCGCAAAGGCTGATTATATCATGCCGAATATGACAGAGGTGTCATTCCTGCTCGGTATCCCCTACACTGAGGATTACGACGAAGCATACATAAAGGACGCTCTCCGCAGACTTGCTGCTCTCGGCTGCAAGGTTCCTGTTATAACGGGAGTTCACTTTGATGACGAGAAGCAGGGCGCTGCCGCATATGACTCAGTAAATGACAAGTTCTATTTCTCCTTTGACAAGAATGTGAATATGCGCTTCCACGGTACGGGAGATATTTTCAGCAGCGTTTTCTCGGGAGCCTGCGCTCTCGGCATGAATATTCAGCAGTGCCTTGATATTGCGGTGAAGTTCACTCTCGACTGCATTGAAGCGACTGTGCCAAACATGGAAGAAACATGGTACGGAAGCTGCTTTGAGCTGTGCCTCGGGAAGCTGATAGACTACGTGAATAAAAAATGA
- the sigG gene encoding RNA polymerase sporulation sigma factor SigG translates to MAYNKVVIAGINTSELTVLREEEKIALLKEIRATGSKTARDKLINGNLRLVLSVIQRFTGRGEDIDDLFQIGVIGLIKAINNFDLSKEVRFSTYCVPMISGELRRYLRDNSHVKVSRSLRDLAYKAIQAKEQLTVKLQREPNMDEIAAEIGVKRSEVVIALESISDPVSLYEPVYSDSEDNLYIMDQISDMNDVESRMDELTIRDAISGLGERERNILYLRFFRGKTQVEVAGEIGISQAQVSRLEKSAIERIKNSV, encoded by the coding sequence ATGGCATATAACAAAGTCGTTATCGCAGGAATAAACACCTCTGAGCTTACAGTGCTCAGGGAAGAGGAAAAGATAGCTCTGCTCAAGGAAATAAGAGCTACAGGCAGCAAGACTGCTCGGGACAAGCTCATAAACGGCAATTTGCGACTGGTTCTCAGCGTGATACAACGCTTTACGGGTCGCGGCGAGGACATAGACGACCTCTTCCAGATAGGCGTCATAGGTCTTATCAAGGCAATAAACAACTTCGACCTGTCAAAGGAAGTCCGCTTCTCCACCTACTGCGTGCCAATGATAAGCGGAGAGCTGCGGCGGTATCTCCGTGACAACAGTCATGTCAAGGTGAGCCGCTCTCTGCGGGACCTTGCCTACAAGGCGATACAGGCAAAGGAACAGCTCACGGTAAAGCTCCAGCGTGAGCCCAATATGGACGAGATAGCCGCGGAAATAGGCGTAAAGCGTTCTGAAGTGGTAATAGCACTTGAAAGTATAAGCGACCCTGTTTCACTTTACGAGCCTGTCTACTCCGACTCCGAGGACAACCTCTATATCATGGATCAGATAAGCGACATGAACGACGTTGAAAGCCGCATGGACGAGCTGACCATACGTGACGCTATCAGCGGTCTTGGAGAGCGTGAGCGGAATATCCTGTATCTTCGCTTCTTCCGCGGCAAAACGCAGGTCGAAGTCGCAGGCGAGATAGGAATATCTCAGGCTCAGGTGTCCCGACTTGAAAAAAGTGCAATTGAACGCATCAAAAACAGTGTATGA
- a CDS encoding extracellular solute-binding protein yields MKKIFKAAALCCAITLSACSSKKNNTVTAPDGKLDKCSLRFSWWGGDDRHKATLDAIDLWNQKHPDISITPEYGGWDGWTEKVSAQIKSGTEPDIMQINYDWLISVSEDGSRFYDLDSLDNFLDTSGYDDEILSFGRVNGRLSALTVSVSGRSLFYNSDVFGSLGAKYPKTWAELTALGKSFGDEGLYPIDLDIQSGGTAWYLAVVYVQQKTGKEFITHDGRLGFTVDDISDALDFYKSLEENHVIRTVRTRTDEDGNAALYQSSEFIDGRVAGVLEWGSAVGKYESVLPEGVLEAGPLLGDDSGNTRGWMIKPTLLYAVSANTKYPDEAAAFINFLVNDEKCAQLLGTTRGIPASEKAASALEKSGKLSGLAKECSDLLAAADTVTISPYMELPRMKEFYNTAIESVSYGTADTDTAARQMYDSITDHLEKIRK; encoded by the coding sequence ATGAAAAAAATATTCAAAGCCGCGGCATTATGCTGTGCAATCACACTCTCCGCCTGTTCAAGCAAAAAGAATAATACTGTCACAGCTCCCGACGGCAAGCTGGATAAGTGCAGTCTGCGCTTTTCATGGTGGGGCGGCGACGACAGACACAAAGCAACTCTGGACGCTATCGACCTTTGGAACCAAAAGCACCCTGATATCTCCATAACCCCCGAATACGGCGGGTGGGACGGGTGGACGGAAAAGGTCTCCGCACAGATAAAAAGCGGCACAGAGCCCGACATCATGCAAATAAACTACGACTGGCTCATTTCTGTGTCCGAGGACGGCAGCAGATTCTACGATCTGGACAGCCTTGATAATTTCCTTGACACATCGGGATATGACGATGAGATACTGTCTTTCGGACGTGTGAACGGCAGGCTCAGCGCTCTTACGGTCTCGGTCAGCGGCAGGAGTCTGTTCTACAATTCCGATGTATTCGGCTCTCTCGGTGCGAAATACCCGAAAACGTGGGCGGAGCTCACTGCTCTGGGGAAGAGTTTCGGCGATGAGGGGCTCTACCCTATCGACCTTGATATACAGTCGGGAGGAACTGCGTGGTATCTTGCGGTGGTATACGTTCAGCAGAAAACAGGCAAAGAGTTCATAACCCACGACGGCAGGCTGGGCTTTACCGTCGATGACATCAGTGACGCACTTGATTTTTACAAAAGCCTTGAGGAGAACCATGTCATCAGAACTGTCAGGACAAGGACGGACGAGGACGGAAATGCCGCTCTGTATCAGTCTTCCGAGTTCATCGACGGCAGAGTGGCAGGGGTTCTTGAATGGGGCAGCGCTGTGGGCAAATACGAATCTGTTCTGCCTGAGGGCGTTCTTGAAGCAGGCCCGCTTCTCGGAGACGACAGCGGCAACACAAGGGGCTGGATGATAAAGCCTACCCTGCTCTACGCTGTTTCGGCAAATACAAAATACCCCGACGAAGCCGCGGCGTTTATAAATTTTCTCGTCAATGATGAGAAATGTGCTCAGCTTCTCGGCACTACAAGGGGCATACCTGCTTCCGAAAAAGCTGCGTCTGCCCTTGAAAAGAGCGGTAAGCTGTCGGGACTTGCAAAGGAGTGCAGCGATCTGCTGGCAGCTGCTGATACAGTTACCATAAGCCCTTATATGGAGCTTCCGCGCATGAAGGAGTTCTATAACACAGCCATAGAATCTGTATCCTACGGAACTGCTGATACGGATACTGCTGCCCGTCAGATGTACGACTCAATCACCGATCATCTGGAGAAAATAAGAAAATGA